A window of Roseiflexus castenholzii DSM 13941 genomic DNA:
TTATGCCCGTGTCTATGGGCGGATTCTGTCGCAGGTGCGTGAGCCGGTCATCATTCACTGGCTCGGCGATATGTTCGATCCGCACCTCGCCGGGTATTGGGGCAGCCGCAACCTCGATGACGCGATGATGACGGCGCTTGCCATCATTCACGACCATGCGGCGAAGATCGACGGCATTAAGATCTCCCTGCTCGATGCACACCGTGAGGTTCAAATGCGCCGACGGTTGCCGCCGGGGGTTCGTATGTACTCCGGCGATGATTTCAACTACCCCGATCTGATCCTGGGCGACAATCAGGGATATAGCGATGCGTTGCTGGGTATCTTCGACGCAATTGCTCCGGCGGCATCGGCAGCGTTGCAGGCGCTCGATGCCGATGATCCGTCGCGCTTTCAGGCGATCCTCGAACCGACCGTGCCGCTCTCGCGGCACATCTTTCAGGCGCCGACCTACTACTACAAAACCGGCGTTGTCTTCCTCGCCTATCTCAACGGACATCAGAACCATTTCCGCATGGTCGGCGGTCAGGAAAGCGCGCGCTCCATCGTCCATCTGGCGCAGTTGCTGGTCCTGGCGGATCAAGCGGGCGTGCTGCGCGACCCGGACCTCGCTGCTGCGCGAATGCGCCACGTGCTGGCGCTGGCAGGAATTGAGGGGTGAGCCATGCCTGCCGATCTTTCCCGTCTGAGCCTGAATCAGGCGACGACCAAATACTGGACGCTGTGCGACGCGATTGACGGTTGCGCTCGCGCGGGAATCCCTGCCATCGGCGTCTGGCGTGACCGTCTCGCGGAAGCCGGGGTCGCTGCCGCAGCGCGGATGCTGCGTGATGCGGGATTGCACTGTTCCAGCCTGTGCCGTGGCGGATGGTTTCCGGCTGCCACCCGCGCTGAACGCGCAGCACGTATTGATGACAATCGCCGCGCCATCGAAGAAGCGGCAGCGTTGGGCGCCGATGTGTTGGTGCTGGTATGCGGACCGGCGCCGGACCGCGACATTCGCGCAGCGCGCGCTATGGTCGAGGAGGGGATTGCCGCCATTCTGCCGGATGCCATCGATCATGGCGTGACCCTGGGGATTGAGCCGCTGCACCCCATGTTCGCCGCCGATCGGTCGGTGATTACCAGCCTGGGAGAAGCCGTCGCACTCGCAGAACGCTTTGACTCGCCGCGCGTGGGGGTGGTGATCGACGCATACCACGTCTGGTGGGATGCAGGCGTGTACGATCTTATTCAGCGGTGTGGACGGCGCACCGTCGCTTATCACGTGTCCGACTGGATCGTGCCGTTGCCGGATGTGCTGAATGGGCGCGGCATGATGGGTGATGGCGTGATCGAATTGCGCTCGCTGCGCGAAGCGGTCGATGCCGCCGGATACCGTGGGTTTATTGAGGTCGAAATCTTTAACGAAGCGATCTGGAATATGCCCGGCGATCAGGTCGTATCATTGATGTGCGAACGCTACCTTGAGCACGTCGCGCCGATCCAGGACCAATACCCTTCAAAGAAGCGCACACCGGCGATCAAAGACGCCTCGCCTTGAACGCCAGGGTATTGGATGCAGGACTATCCGCCTTTCACCGGTGACGGTCGCATCTCCTTGCTTCCATGCGACCGTTCCTCCAACCCGGTAATCAGCAGTAACGATGATATCGTACAATAGCAGAGACGCACATACGCTGCATGTGCGCCATCTGTACTATAATAGCCATGGCGCTGTATACATCTTTTTTACTATTGCGAGGCATCCATGTCAGACAATTCCGCGTCCGAGGTCGAGCAACTTCGTCAGCGCTGCGCAGCCCTTGAGGACGAACTGCGCGCGGTTGAGGAGCGCTTGCGTTTCTTTGTCGAGCATTCGCCCGCAGCGATCGCTATGCTGGATACCGAAATGCGCTATATCCTGGCAAGCCAACGCTGGTTGACGGATTACGGACTGGAAGGGATGAACATTGTGGGGCGCTCCCACTACGAGATATTTCCCGATCTGCCCGAACGCTGGAAGGAGATTCATCGTCGCGCGCTCGCAGGCGCTTTTGAGGAAGCGGAGGAAGATCCCTGGACACGGGAGGACGGATCGACGGAATGGATCACCTGGAAATGCTACCCCTGGTTCAAGGGTGATGGCGCTATCGGCGGGATCGTCTTCTTCACTGAAGTGGTAACGAAGCGCATTCGGGAACGGCAGGAACTGGAAGAAAGCCGCGAACAACTGCGCGCGACGGTCGAGGAACAGGAGCGCCTCATCCAGGCGATCCGTGAAATGTCCACGCCGGTCGTGCCGATCTACGACGAAATTATCGTTCTTCCGCTCGTCGGCTCGATCGACAGCCGACGCAGCGCGCAGATCATGGAGGCGTTGCTCAGCGGCATTCAGCACTACGCCGCCGAAATCGCAATCATTGACATTACCGGTGTATCGGTGGTGGATACGTCGGTCGCCAATCACCTGATCCAGACGACGCGCGCCGCATCGCTGCTCGGCGCACACTGTGTGCTCGTCGGCATCTCGGCGGAAGTGGCGCAGGCAATGGTCCATTTGGGGGTCGATCTGAGCACGGTGGTGACGCGCAGCAATTTGCAGGCGGGCATCGAATATGCGCTCGACCGCCTGGGCAAGCAGATTACAACCCGTGTGTCTGCGCCAACGCCGGATCTCCTTGTTCGATGAAACGCACGCTGTTTGAACCGGAACACGACCTCTTCCGCGCCGCCTTTCGCGCCTTTATCGAACGCGAGATTGCGCCGTTTCACGCGGAATGGGAGCGCGCCGGCGCCGTCCCGCGCGACCTGTGGCGATCAGCCGGTCGCCAGGGGTTCCTCTGCATGGACGCGCCGGAGGAGTATGGCGGCGCCGGCGCGCGCGATTACCGCTTCAACGTTGTCATTGGCGAAGAGTTGTGGCGCATCGGCGCAACCGGTCCCGGCTTTGTCCTGCACAGCGATATCGTGGTTCCCTACCTCTTATGCTACGGGACGTCGGAGCAGCA
This region includes:
- a CDS encoding dihydrodipicolinate synthase family protein, which codes for MPSTVMLPQPDRSLRAYTFRPPAAFAPPTAPLRSRVFFAAAHIVADPLADVTPASPPALDWEATLAYRRYLWSLGLGVAEAMDTAQRGMGLDWLTARDLIMRSVAEARAVGGVIACGAGTDHLPPSPNLTLDQVESAYAEQVEAVEHAGGRVILMASRALAACARGPDDYARVYGRILSQVREPVIIHWLGDMFDPHLAGYWGSRNLDDAMMTALAIIHDHAAKIDGIKISLLDAHREVQMRRRLPPGVRMYSGDDFNYPDLILGDNQGYSDALLGIFDAIAPAASAALQALDADDPSRFQAILEPTVPLSRHIFQAPTYYYKTGVVFLAYLNGHQNHFRMVGGQESARSIVHLAQLLVLADQAGVLRDPDLAAARMRHVLALAGIEG
- a CDS encoding sugar phosphate isomerase/epimerase family protein, whose product is MPADLSRLSLNQATTKYWTLCDAIDGCARAGIPAIGVWRDRLAEAGVAAAARMLRDAGLHCSSLCRGGWFPAATRAERAARIDDNRRAIEEAAALGADVLVLVCGPAPDRDIRAARAMVEEGIAAILPDAIDHGVTLGIEPLHPMFAADRSVITSLGEAVALAERFDSPRVGVVIDAYHVWWDAGVYDLIQRCGRRTVAYHVSDWIVPLPDVLNGRGMMGDGVIELRSLREAVDAAGYRGFIEVEIFNEAIWNMPGDQVVSLMCERYLEHVAPIQDQYPSKKRTPAIKDASP
- a CDS encoding PAS domain-containing protein, coding for MSDNSASEVEQLRQRCAALEDELRAVEERLRFFVEHSPAAIAMLDTEMRYILASQRWLTDYGLEGMNIVGRSHYEIFPDLPERWKEIHRRALAGAFEEAEEDPWTREDGSTEWITWKCYPWFKGDGAIGGIVFFTEVVTKRIRERQELEESREQLRATVEEQERLIQAIREMSTPVVPIYDEIIVLPLVGSIDSRRSAQIMEALLSGIQHYAAEIAIIDITGVSVVDTSVANHLIQTTRAASLLGAHCVLVGISAEVAQAMVHLGVDLSTVVTRSNLQAGIEYALDRLGKQITTRVSAPTPDLLVR